In Bythopirellula goksoeyrii, a single window of DNA contains:
- the queG gene encoding tRNA epoxyqueuosine(34) reductase QueG, which yields MSPDEITKRIKQNANELGFQLCGICPAISPPGAARLDEWLAAGYGGQMHYIADRREAYVDPKHVLEGVQSLVMLGMMYHGTGESVPTTGTVGRVARYAQGTVDYHNVIRERLHSLADSLREMAPKATTRGVVDTAPLLEREFAQMAGLGWAGKNTLLLSRHAGSYFFLAALLTDATLEYDKPFEADHCGTCTACLDACPTDAFPQPYVLDASRCISYLTIELRDAVPSELREGIGDWVFGCDVCQEVCPWNRDVPLSEEPNFAPQSELNPLELPPLFEMDESDFRQRFRHTPLWRAHRRGLLRSAAIVLGNQRDPEALPALMKGLNDEEPLVRGAAAWALGQFDIAEARLQLLNRQQRESDESVLMEIQHSLGHKLNKNQP from the coding sequence ATGTCCCCTGACGAAATCACAAAGCGAATCAAGCAAAATGCCAACGAATTGGGCTTTCAATTGTGTGGTATCTGCCCAGCAATTTCTCCACCAGGGGCTGCTCGCCTGGACGAGTGGCTTGCCGCTGGTTACGGCGGACAAATGCACTACATTGCTGACCGGCGCGAAGCATATGTCGATCCAAAGCATGTGCTCGAAGGCGTCCAGAGCCTTGTGATGCTGGGCATGATGTACCACGGGACCGGTGAGTCCGTGCCAACTACCGGTACGGTGGGACGCGTAGCGCGCTACGCTCAGGGAACGGTTGACTACCACAATGTGATCCGCGAGCGATTGCACTCTTTAGCGGACAGTTTAAGAGAAATGGCACCTAAGGCTACCACCAGGGGCGTGGTCGATACAGCACCGCTCTTAGAACGAGAGTTCGCACAAATGGCAGGGTTGGGTTGGGCGGGAAAAAATACGCTGTTGTTGTCCAGGCATGCAGGTAGCTATTTTTTTCTAGCTGCTCTACTTACCGACGCAACTCTTGAGTACGACAAACCCTTCGAGGCAGATCATTGCGGTACTTGCACAGCTTGCCTGGATGCATGCCCTACGGACGCCTTTCCCCAGCCCTACGTGCTCGATGCCTCGCGATGCATTAGCTATCTGACAATCGAACTGCGAGACGCCGTTCCCAGCGAACTTCGTGAAGGGATTGGCGACTGGGTGTTCGGATGTGATGTCTGCCAGGAGGTTTGTCCGTGGAATCGTGATGTGCCGTTGTCGGAGGAGCCAAACTTTGCGCCTCAATCAGAATTGAATCCGCTTGAGTTACCGCCACTGTTCGAGATGGACGAGTCCGACTTTCGCCAGAGATTTCGGCACACCCCTCTTTGGCGAGCCCACCGTCGTGGGTTGCTGCGTTCAGCAGCTATTGTGTTGGGCAACCAGCGTGATCCTGAGGCCTTGCCAGCGCTTATGAAAGGACTTAACGACGAAGAACCTCTGGTGCGTGGAGCAGCGGCGTGGGCGTTGGGGCAATTTGACATCGCAGAAGCTCGATTGCAACTATTGAATCGGCAGCAGCGGGAGTCCGATGAATCGGTTCTCATGGAAATCCAACACTCCCTTGGTCATAAACTAAACAAGAATCAGCCCTAG
- a CDS encoding tRNA dihydrouridine synthase: protein MITTTLPRLRIGKLELDFPVVQAALSGYSDTAMRLIARRLGAPYTLCEVMLDKLILEVRKRKRTHHLMHVDDAEHPVAGQLMGADPLQFGPAAMRLVEQGFDVIDINFGCPVKKVLGRCRGGFHLSQPDVALEIVSRVREAVPEHIPVTVKMRRGIDDTQESRDKFFTIFDGAYKAGAVAITVHGRTVTQRYDGPSRWEFLRELKEYAGDRVVLGSGDLFDAQACLDMMQYTGVDGVTVARGAIGNPWIFGQARALAAGLPLPVPPTLFEQRNVIGEHYRLAEELYGPERCLPNMRKFGIKYSRLHPQGDQVRADFCTVRAPGAWREVLTKWYSIDGPGEYQDVEEPNPLSAAAVRHSCEAVH from the coding sequence GTGATTACTACGACACTCCCACGCTTGCGAATTGGCAAGCTCGAACTCGATTTTCCTGTCGTCCAGGCTGCGCTGAGCGGATATAGCGATACGGCGATGCGATTGATAGCACGGAGGCTTGGGGCACCGTACACTCTCTGCGAAGTGATGCTTGACAAATTGATCCTTGAGGTCCGCAAACGCAAGCGCACACACCACTTGATGCATGTGGACGACGCAGAACATCCGGTTGCAGGACAATTGATGGGTGCCGATCCCCTCCAGTTTGGACCTGCTGCCATGCGTTTGGTTGAGCAAGGCTTTGATGTGATTGATATCAATTTTGGTTGCCCCGTTAAGAAAGTGTTGGGGCGTTGCCGAGGAGGTTTTCACTTGAGCCAGCCCGATGTGGCGCTGGAAATTGTATCGCGAGTTCGTGAGGCTGTTCCCGAACACATTCCTGTCACAGTAAAGATGCGGAGAGGAATTGACGACACCCAAGAAAGTCGTGACAAGTTTTTTACGATTTTTGATGGTGCCTACAAGGCTGGGGCGGTTGCAATTACCGTCCATGGGCGGACCGTCACGCAGCGTTATGACGGGCCTTCGCGGTGGGAATTCTTACGCGAGCTAAAAGAGTATGCAGGGGATCGTGTCGTACTGGGGAGTGGTGATCTCTTTGACGCACAGGCGTGCCTCGACATGATGCAGTACACGGGGGTCGACGGTGTCACGGTTGCACGCGGTGCGATTGGCAACCCCTGGATTTTCGGCCAGGCACGGGCGCTCGCAGCTGGTCTCCCGTTACCCGTTCCACCAACTCTCTTTGAGCAGCGCAACGTGATCGGCGAACACTACCGACTCGCCGAAGAGTTGTATGGTCCTGAGCGATGCTTGCCGAATATGCGCAAGTTTGGGATTAAGTACTCGCGATTACATCCCCAGGGAGATCAGGTACGTGCCGACTTCTGCACGGTGCGTGCGCCGGGGGCTTGGCGCGAGGTGTTGACAAAATGGTACAGCATCGATGGCCCAGGAGAGTACCAAGATGTGGAGGAGCCCAATCCGTTGTCCGCTGCAGCAGTTCGACATTCTTGCGAAGCTGTCCATTAG
- a CDS encoding glycoside hydrolase family 10 protein has product MRFFFVALACSLFLVPCSWAETTTVRLRLAWGSGDGAKHRWFGTITCSDAILADLQPLGVETDATAAIQLDSNELRIEPLEKRGFDGCDVTITADLKSLIRFELRTDQSTLPTVVEVPLEEIVNGQIKEPIDSLESFVLAYRSPGDRFRVISSRENLIFQPGESWPLQLQVDFAKELEIGTVIVDAKLYGDIDSKAVWQATQEFTSKSALDEPLLFDVKCPQAEGGYRLTLTARPEENFTTRLVPGQKPKSYATREIDIVVVDPKANLPVLGDHWIPILSIAPSNPSWWQRLPSWAQVSRLSGKPPESIGNVRLIPRLGDADGLVEIPPPAQQSDPTWQAFALPVLETGVPHLIEVAYPKNVQQHLGISIVEPDAAGRVNASVVDSGLYVDEVVSKHETELAVHRLVFWPRTHSPQLLIVNRHGQLPGVFGTLTLSRHDDATSSLAVESEKEFATRRLLAGYIAKPVFAQNFGAPETLDPSSGMSVQSWTTFLEGARRMTQFLRLSGYNSVFVSVAADGSALYPSDILMPSPRYDTGQLAASGRDPYRKDVLELLLQVCDREKITIIPTIDLDTPLPRLEKLRSDTNQLEAGITCIDDKGRELRELDFIEANPQFGYNLLHESVQQEILALFDELVEQGCSHSAFAGVGIQLDSSGTAMLPGLEWGFDDHTCARFTAATGINLPTQGEDRFRKRAAILLSEQRQAWQSWKTQEITGFYTRVAQRVRSRQENARVFLLTEGLFSSPALQQSIRQSVSSTGRVKQLLSERGIDLEQLAEIPGLQIANSVTQIPSEHLQEHVTNVVLNEVAMKGELLPNERRTTDQLVYPVTRTHLPSYDKLSPFGSEMTHLTTAHQPSPSGALRDYYLTGTISGRPLPSIIVGGNSLPMILDVQRTKLLQTISELPTEYTESRSLQKQPVNLRIQRTEDSTYLVCLNESPWKLQFQVDLDTSNTPDWQLLGGLDLSNENSESLSSGILSNRATPWMAEIEPYGLRAWKFKDPQLKVEHLRIMDDGIMQDYLEQKIAAIQDRTGNLDIERNYRQLQNPDFELSEGTSRIFGWQVRRGPVGTVTVESEISHSGVNSLQIASGDELGVAAQSHLFPIPVTGQLVVSAYVKAGEMGLKSRLIVAVETEDDGRTYRRYKTFTADDLPPNQWSRCELSLNDLPVGDANQIRVQFHATGKTDLLVDDVELCDLRFDDQRRSELVKRVYAAKTALGDQQVVDCLRLVNEYWSRYLVEYVPPVEHEPVVLAKQPPATETSPEENRQKVGGRFRRLMPKIWR; this is encoded by the coding sequence ATGCGATTCTTCTTTGTTGCTCTTGCCTGCAGTTTGTTCTTAGTGCCATGCAGTTGGGCGGAAACTACCACAGTCCGCCTGCGGCTTGCCTGGGGAAGTGGAGACGGTGCCAAACATCGCTGGTTTGGCACAATCACCTGCTCCGACGCTATCCTTGCTGATTTACAACCTCTTGGCGTTGAGACTGATGCCACCGCCGCTATTCAACTCGATAGCAACGAACTACGGATCGAGCCCTTAGAGAAGCGAGGCTTTGATGGCTGTGACGTGACGATTACAGCAGACCTAAAGTCGCTCATACGTTTCGAATTGCGGACTGATCAATCGACTCTGCCGACTGTTGTCGAAGTTCCACTTGAAGAAATTGTTAATGGTCAAATCAAGGAGCCGATTGATTCTCTTGAAAGTTTTGTACTGGCTTATCGAAGTCCAGGAGATCGTTTTCGTGTGATATCCAGTCGAGAAAATCTTATCTTCCAACCGGGCGAATCGTGGCCACTCCAGCTACAGGTTGATTTCGCGAAAGAGCTTGAGATTGGCACCGTGATAGTTGATGCTAAGCTTTATGGCGACATTGATTCTAAAGCTGTATGGCAAGCAACGCAGGAGTTCACTAGCAAATCTGCACTCGACGAACCTCTCTTGTTCGATGTGAAATGCCCACAAGCCGAGGGAGGCTATCGGCTTACTCTGACAGCGCGCCCTGAGGAGAATTTCACGACACGCCTTGTTCCTGGCCAAAAACCTAAATCGTATGCCACACGCGAAATTGATATCGTGGTAGTCGACCCCAAGGCAAATTTACCTGTTCTGGGCGATCATTGGATTCCGATCTTGTCCATTGCCCCATCCAATCCTAGCTGGTGGCAACGCTTGCCAAGTTGGGCACAAGTGTCCCGTCTAAGTGGCAAGCCCCCCGAGTCCATCGGAAATGTAAGATTAATTCCGCGGCTTGGTGATGCCGATGGATTGGTTGAAATACCACCTCCGGCACAACAGTCCGATCCAACCTGGCAGGCCTTTGCACTTCCTGTTCTAGAAACAGGCGTGCCGCACCTAATTGAGGTTGCCTATCCAAAAAATGTCCAACAGCATCTTGGGATCAGCATCGTAGAACCGGATGCTGCAGGCAGAGTCAACGCTTCAGTTGTTGATTCAGGACTCTATGTCGATGAAGTTGTTTCGAAGCATGAAACTGAACTAGCAGTTCATAGACTCGTGTTCTGGCCACGAACGCATAGTCCTCAGCTACTAATCGTCAATCGACATGGCCAGTTGCCCGGTGTCTTTGGCACACTCACCTTGTCGAGACACGACGATGCCACAAGTAGCCTAGCAGTCGAGTCGGAGAAAGAGTTTGCTACCAGGAGACTACTGGCCGGATATATCGCAAAACCAGTGTTCGCGCAAAATTTTGGTGCACCAGAGACGCTTGATCCGTCAAGCGGAATGAGTGTCCAAAGTTGGACTACTTTTTTAGAGGGGGCGCGGCGTATGACTCAGTTTCTACGCCTCTCGGGCTACAACAGTGTCTTTGTCTCGGTTGCAGCCGATGGGAGTGCGCTCTACCCAAGTGACATTCTGATGCCTTCTCCCCGGTACGATACGGGGCAGTTAGCGGCCAGCGGACGAGACCCTTATCGCAAAGATGTATTGGAGTTGTTGCTGCAGGTGTGTGATCGTGAAAAGATCACGATAATCCCGACGATCGACTTGGACACCCCCCTGCCTCGTTTGGAAAAACTGCGTTCTGACACAAACCAACTTGAAGCTGGAATCACATGCATTGATGACAAAGGACGTGAACTTCGCGAATTAGATTTCATAGAGGCGAACCCTCAATTTGGCTACAACCTACTTCACGAAAGTGTCCAGCAAGAAATTCTCGCCCTGTTTGATGAGCTGGTAGAGCAAGGTTGCAGTCATTCAGCGTTCGCCGGCGTCGGAATACAACTTGATAGTTCAGGGACAGCAATGCTGCCGGGGTTGGAATGGGGTTTCGATGACCACACGTGTGCCAGATTCACTGCTGCTACTGGAATAAATTTACCCACGCAGGGAGAAGACCGGTTTCGGAAGCGCGCCGCAATTCTACTGAGTGAACAACGCCAAGCGTGGCAGTCATGGAAAACCCAAGAAATCACTGGCTTTTATACCAGGGTTGCCCAGCGAGTCCGCAGTCGTCAGGAGAATGCACGAGTGTTTCTGCTCACGGAGGGTCTTTTTTCCAGTCCTGCTTTACAACAATCAATTCGACAAAGTGTTTCCAGCACAGGCCGAGTCAAACAGCTTCTATCTGAAAGAGGCATCGACCTGGAACAACTCGCAGAGATCCCTGGGCTCCAGATAGCAAATTCTGTGACACAGATTCCCAGTGAGCATCTCCAAGAGCATGTAACCAACGTAGTGCTCAACGAAGTGGCCATGAAAGGAGAGTTACTGCCGAATGAGCGACGTACGACCGATCAGCTGGTTTATCCGGTAACTCGCACGCACCTGCCCAGCTATGACAAATTGAGCCCCTTCGGCAGTGAAATGACGCATCTCACTACAGCACACCAACCTTCGCCTTCAGGGGCTCTGAGAGATTACTATCTGACTGGTACGATCTCTGGCCGTCCTCTTCCTAGTATCATCGTTGGTGGCAATTCTCTTCCCATGATTCTCGATGTCCAGCGAACGAAGCTACTTCAAACCATCTCCGAGTTGCCCACGGAATACACCGAATCACGCTCACTCCAAAAGCAGCCTGTCAATTTAAGAATACAGCGTACAGAAGATTCCACGTATCTCGTATGCCTCAATGAATCTCCCTGGAAACTGCAATTCCAAGTTGATTTAGACACCAGCAATACACCTGACTGGCAACTACTTGGGGGCCTTGACCTCAGCAATGAGAATAGTGAGTCATTATCATCCGGGATTCTTTCCAATAGAGCGACTCCGTGGATGGCTGAAATCGAACCCTATGGATTACGTGCATGGAAATTCAAAGACCCTCAACTTAAAGTCGAACACTTGCGCATTATGGATGATGGCATCATGCAAGATTATCTCGAGCAGAAGATAGCTGCTATCCAAGATCGCACAGGAAACTTGGACATCGAGCGCAACTATCGTCAGCTGCAGAACCCCGACTTTGAACTCAGCGAGGGAACTTCGCGAATTTTTGGCTGGCAGGTGCGAAGGGGTCCGGTAGGTACGGTGACCGTAGAGAGTGAGATTTCTCATTCAGGAGTGAATTCCTTGCAAATCGCAAGTGGCGACGAGTTGGGAGTGGCAGCACAAAGCCATTTATTTCCGATCCCCGTTACCGGACAACTCGTCGTGTCAGCCTACGTAAAAGCTGGAGAAATGGGCCTCAAGTCCCGGCTGATAGTCGCGGTCGAAACAGAAGATGATGGACGGACCTATCGACGTTATAAAACCTTTACAGCTGACGACTTACCTCCTAATCAGTGGTCGCGGTGCGAACTGTCACTCAACGATCTTCCGGTAGGAGATGCCAATCAAATACGCGTGCAATTCCATGCCACCGGTAAAACGGATCTCTTGGTTGACGACGTCGAACTGTGTGACCTGCGTTTCGACGACCAGCGACGTAGTGAGTTGGTCAAGCGAGTGTACGCGGCAAAAACCGCCCTCGGAGATCAGCAGGTCGTCGACTGCTTGCGGCTGGTAAATGAGTACTGGTCTCGTTACCTAGTAGAATATGTCCCTCCCGTCGAGCATGAGCCCGTGGTGCTTGCCAAGCAACCTCCGGCGACGGAAACTTCACCAGAAGAGAATCGCCAGAAGGTGGGTGGTCGTTTCCGCAGATTGATGCCTAAAATCTGGCGCTAA
- a CDS encoding sulfatase-like hydrolase/transferase — protein MENRLALVIVVDGLRASALGTYGNIIYPTPYLDALAARSLVVEWLLASSPDLSDYYEAVWHDLPNNLYESNVRSWLLTDDHLIAKRAEEGCFTEVFLYESPAKASASEVDQSHFARFFDQASEQLAQWQAEASKLNTHGLLWVHLQGLSGPWDAPLEMRSHFLDEEDPTPHPIVEPPAAIEIGEDPDELLSYQVGYGAQVQLLDSCIAGFVDTFEKTGSSAELFTMVTGSSGFALGEHRMVGHEVSQLYSEQLHLPCLVSVGNRKAPLPRVRGFVHPCDLRATLLDWLGVVDTTEDSSESLLRYLAGEEVRIRQLALAYDTAGQWMIRSPAWMLKTSSDEGTAQLFVKPDDRWEANDVASRCGEIVEQLNQLLTTCQVQGKEGLDFRKIELAEDLISPRR, from the coding sequence ATGGAAAATCGCTTGGCATTAGTAATTGTTGTTGATGGACTCCGTGCCTCTGCATTGGGGACCTACGGAAACATAATCTACCCGACACCCTACTTGGACGCTTTAGCGGCTCGCTCCTTGGTCGTCGAGTGGTTGCTGGCAAGCTCCCCTGATTTATCAGATTACTATGAAGCTGTCTGGCATGATCTGCCAAACAATCTTTATGAGTCGAACGTGCGCTCCTGGCTACTTACCGATGACCACTTGATTGCAAAGCGAGCTGAGGAAGGGTGTTTCACTGAAGTATTCCTCTATGAATCACCGGCTAAGGCCTCGGCTTCTGAGGTCGACCAGTCACATTTCGCTCGGTTCTTTGACCAGGCCAGCGAACAGCTCGCCCAATGGCAAGCAGAAGCATCCAAGCTGAACACCCATGGTCTGCTTTGGGTACATTTGCAGGGACTGAGTGGACCTTGGGATGCGCCACTGGAAATGCGATCTCACTTTTTGGATGAAGAAGATCCAACTCCGCATCCCATTGTTGAACCACCTGCCGCAATCGAAATTGGCGAAGATCCCGACGAGCTATTAAGTTACCAAGTAGGTTATGGTGCCCAGGTACAATTGCTAGATTCTTGCATAGCTGGATTTGTCGATACCTTTGAGAAAACTGGATCATCAGCAGAGCTGTTCACCATGGTTACTGGTTCAAGCGGTTTCGCATTGGGGGAGCACCGCATGGTCGGTCACGAGGTGAGTCAATTGTATAGCGAACAACTTCATTTGCCTTGCCTCGTATCGGTGGGAAACAGAAAAGCACCGTTACCCCGCGTGAGAGGCTTTGTTCACCCTTGCGACCTCCGTGCAACCCTGCTCGATTGGTTAGGAGTTGTCGATACAACGGAAGATTCCTCAGAATCGCTCTTGCGTTATTTGGCCGGCGAAGAAGTGAGAATTCGACAACTCGCGCTGGCCTATGATACGGCAGGCCAGTGGATGATCCGATCACCGGCATGGATGTTGAAAACCTCCTCAGACGAAGGCACGGCCCAACTCTTCGTCAAGCCAGACGACCGCTGGGAGGCAAATGATGTCGCTTCCCGTTGCGGAGAGATCGTTGAGCAACTCAACCAATTGCTTACAACCTGTCAGGTTCAAGGCAAGGAAGGCTTGGATTTCCGCAAAATCGAGCTCGCAGAAGATCTGATTTCCCCCCGTCGCTAG
- a CDS encoding WecB/TagA/CpsF family glycosyltransferase, producing the protein MNTISLFGMRIHALNMSAAVEKVLDWCREPLAGSCRFVVTPNVDHAVMYQSSTGLRKAYGKASLVLADGAPIVLASKLLGRPLPERVAGSDLVPAIFDRQATFQSTMNRPLRVFFLGAGPGVAVRAAHATHQRWRQVDVVGTYSPPSGFERDTLESKRILQRIAESQPDLLLVGFGAPKQELWVERHSGQIEAKVALCVGATIDFLAGEKSRSPQWMRENGLEWLHRLVSEPQRLAKRYFRDALIFPQLVWQEWRKGKASGAAN; encoded by the coding sequence ATGAATACAATTTCACTTTTTGGCATGAGGATTCATGCTCTGAATATGTCTGCCGCTGTGGAGAAGGTACTCGATTGGTGCCGCGAGCCGCTTGCCGGTTCCTGCCGATTTGTGGTGACTCCTAATGTGGACCATGCGGTCATGTACCAATCATCCACAGGTCTCCGCAAAGCGTATGGCAAAGCCTCCCTGGTCCTGGCCGATGGGGCGCCGATCGTTCTGGCCTCCAAATTGCTGGGGCGTCCGCTTCCTGAACGCGTGGCGGGAAGTGACCTCGTGCCCGCAATTTTTGATCGGCAAGCGACATTTCAATCGACAATGAACAGGCCACTTCGTGTTTTCTTCCTTGGTGCCGGCCCAGGGGTTGCAGTGCGGGCTGCACACGCTACCCACCAGCGTTGGCGACAAGTCGATGTCGTAGGAACCTATTCGCCACCATCGGGTTTCGAGCGAGATACGCTCGAAAGTAAGCGAATACTGCAGAGAATCGCCGAGTCTCAACCCGATCTCCTGCTAGTTGGTTTCGGAGCACCCAAGCAGGAACTTTGGGTTGAGCGTCATTCCGGGCAAATAGAGGCAAAGGTTGCTCTCTGCGTAGGAGCCACGATAGATTTTCTCGCCGGGGAAAAGTCGCGGTCTCCGCAATGGATGCGAGAAAATGGACTCGAGTGGCTTCACCGACTTGTTTCAGAGCCGCAACGGCTGGCCAAGCGTTACTTCCGTGATGCGCTGATTTTTCCACAGCTTGTTTGGCAAGAGTGGCGTAAAGGCAAGGCTTCGGGCGCTGCAAACTAG
- a CDS encoding O-antigen ligase family protein, producing the protein MVILIAIFALAFLSWVFVYARFGTLLLGCTLFVTLGYVLTRDVWQFHLGPIPLTIDRLVLSAMVVLFAWRWRRGQLTCKPLGIVDLLGGLLVAYLVVRWAFTEAPPSAASSVSPSWRLIASFLMPAVLYGIVRNSELNFRQWKWLLGGLTVFGLYLAITGIAEVKGQWWAVFPRYIADPTLGAHFGRARGPALMSVSLGVYLTICFWAAWFLWAEMGRRGRMLLMCVMPLMALALYYTYTRSCWLGLAVGLAVIPLIQLPRTWRPLFAAGLAVTTCLAALFVGGNLINMGRQDSNGSASHSVFQRESFAVVSLRMFEDAPLFGCGFGRFYDKKMPYLNERSQQIELESIRGLDHHNTYLSILTETGLIGFILFLALLFAWMRLAWMLAHDNTRPAWMRAQGMLNLAVLITYCVNALFHDLTLLPSEQWTLCLITGISVGITSTARHSVTNSYLAGTPRVPGFPGGKCATG; encoded by the coding sequence ATGGTTATCCTCATCGCAATTTTTGCTCTAGCTTTCCTTTCATGGGTATTCGTCTATGCCCGATTTGGGACGTTGTTACTTGGTTGTACTCTGTTTGTGACTTTGGGATATGTACTCACACGCGATGTATGGCAATTTCATCTTGGCCCAATCCCGCTCACAATAGATCGCTTAGTGCTTTCGGCAATGGTTGTCCTTTTCGCTTGGCGTTGGCGACGGGGGCAGTTGACTTGTAAGCCATTGGGGATCGTTGATTTGCTTGGTGGACTCTTGGTCGCTTACCTTGTCGTTCGCTGGGCATTCACAGAAGCGCCCCCGTCGGCGGCAAGTAGTGTGTCTCCTTCTTGGCGACTTATAGCTAGTTTCTTGATGCCTGCAGTTCTGTATGGCATTGTACGAAACTCGGAACTTAACTTCCGCCAATGGAAATGGCTCCTCGGTGGGTTGACAGTATTCGGTCTCTATTTAGCCATTACCGGCATCGCGGAGGTGAAGGGGCAATGGTGGGCCGTTTTTCCGCGGTATATCGCCGACCCAACTCTAGGTGCTCACTTTGGACGTGCCCGTGGCCCGGCACTGATGTCGGTTAGCTTGGGCGTTTACCTCACAATTTGCTTTTGGGCAGCTTGGTTTTTGTGGGCGGAGATGGGCCGCCGAGGACGGATGTTATTAATGTGCGTCATGCCGCTTATGGCCCTCGCACTGTACTATACCTACACTCGTTCTTGTTGGCTTGGCTTGGCAGTCGGTCTGGCCGTTATCCCGCTCATACAGCTCCCGCGGACGTGGCGTCCGTTGTTTGCAGCCGGGCTGGCAGTGACCACCTGCTTGGCGGCACTGTTCGTCGGCGGCAATCTCATCAACATGGGTCGGCAAGATTCCAATGGCTCCGCAAGCCACTCCGTGTTCCAGAGAGAATCGTTCGCAGTGGTTTCACTGAGAATGTTTGAAGATGCCCCGCTTTTTGGCTGCGGGTTCGGGCGGTTCTATGACAAGAAAATGCCCTATCTCAACGAACGTAGTCAACAGATCGAACTCGAATCCATCCGAGGCCTCGACCACCACAACACCTACTTGAGCATCCTCACCGAAACGGGACTAATTGGTTTCATTCTTTTTCTTGCCCTTTTGTTTGCCTGGATGAGATTGGCATGGATGCTGGCTCATGACAACACGAGGCCAGCATGGATGCGAGCTCAAGGCATGCTCAACTTGGCAGTGCTCATTACCTATTGTGTCAACGCTCTCTTTCATGACCTTACGCTTCTGCCGAGCGAACAGTGGACTTTATGTCTCATAACAGGAATCTCTGTGGGAATCACGAGTACTGCTCGGCATTCTGTCACAAATTCTTACCTAGCCGGAACGCCACGCGTTCCAGGATTCCCCGGAGGCAAGTGTGCCACCGGCTAG